In Erpetoichthys calabaricus chromosome 2, fErpCal1.3, whole genome shotgun sequence, a genomic segment contains:
- the tlx1 gene encoding LOW QUALITY PROTEIN: T-cell leukemia homeobox protein 1 (The sequence of the model RefSeq protein was modified relative to this genomic sequence to represent the inferred CDS: deleted 1 base in 1 codon), translating into MDHIATHHIHQTHAEPISFGIDQILNNPDQGSCMISNSRLQDSDYGLGCIVSSAYNTVTGNYNTNNTGGYNNSACSMASLTGSYNVNMGMNMNGNNLNSAGVIRVPAHRPLSNAHQSISTGMPTVPSMGTMNSMNNLTGLTFPWMESNRRYTKDRFTVALSPFTVTRRIGHPYQNRTPPKKKKPRTSFTRLQICELEKRFHRQKYLASAERAALAKALKMTDAQVKTWFQNRRTKWRRQTAEEREAERQQANRILMQLQQEAFQKTLNQPVQPDPICLHNSSLYALQNLQPWTDNTGKITSVTSVAASCE; encoded by the exons ATGGATCATATAGCGACCCATCATATCCACCAAACCCACGCAGAACCTATCAGCTTTGGTATCGATCAAATTTTAAACAACCCGGATCAGGGAAGTTGCATGATATCTAACTCCAGACTTCAAGATTCCGACTACGGCTTGGGATGCATTGTCAGCAGTGCCTACAACACGGTGACCGGCAACTACAACACAAACAACACT GGGGGATACAATAACAGTGCGTGTAGCATGGCATCGTTAACTGGGTCTTACAATGTCAACATGGGCATGAACATGAATGGAAATAATTTGAACTCGGCAGGAGTAATCCGCGTTCCTGCTCACAGACCTTTAAGTAACGCTCACCAGTCCATTTCAACGGGCATGCCCACCGTACCCAGTATGGGCACTATGAACAGTATGAACAATCTTACTGGACTGACATTTCCTTGGATGGAAAGTAACAGAAGATACACGAAGGACAGATTCACAG TGGCGCTCTCACCCTTCACTGTAACACGCCGTATAGGTCACCCGTACCAGAATCGGACGCCTCCAAAGAAGAAAAAGCCCAGGACATCGTTCACCAGACTGCAGATATGTGAACTGGAGAAAAGGTTTCATCGACAGAAGTATTTGGCCTCTGCAGAAAGAGCCGCCCTGGCAAAGGCGCTCAAAATGACAGACGCTCAGGTCAAAACCTGGTTCCAAAATAGGAGAACAAAATGGAG GAGACAAACTGCGGAAGAAAGGGAAGCCGAGAGACAGCAGGCCAATCGTATCTTAATGCAACTGCAGCAAGAAGCCTTCCAAAAAACTCTTAATCAGCCGGTGCAGCCGGACCCCATCTGCCTTCACAACTCCTCTCTTTACGCGCTCCAGAACCTGCAGCCCTGGACAGACAACACCGGTAAAATCACAAGCGTAACTTCGGTGGCGGCTTCCTGCGAATGa